A single genomic interval of Nitrospirota bacterium harbors:
- the mdh gene encoding malate dehydrogenase, whose translation MKNKVSIIGCGNVGTTTAGFIAQAGISDVVLFDILEGMPQGKALDLSEACPLWGSASSIKGTNNYQDTKDSDIVVITAGLARKPGMSRDDLLFANAKIIKEVAVRVSRLSPEAVIIAVTNPMDAMAYLAWKTSGFPHKRVIGMGGVLDSSRLRTFTAWNLGVSPSDIEAMVIGSHGDEMLPLMRFTTLKGVPVTELIKRSEIDAIKERTKKAGAEIVGLLKIGSAYYSPAQSAFEMIKAILLDEKRLLPCSCYLNGEYGVRGIYVGVPAIIGKEGVEKVIELKLDDPEIEEFKSSIASVRAMIEKLNI comes from the coding sequence ATGAAAAACAAGGTCTCCATTATAGGCTGTGGTAATGTTGGCACAACAACTGCTGGGTTTATTGCACAAGCAGGCATTTCGGATGTTGTGCTTTTTGACATCCTTGAGGGTATGCCTCAGGGAAAGGCATTGGATTTATCAGAGGCATGTCCCCTCTGGGGCTCGGCTTCGTCCATAAAAGGCACAAATAACTATCAGGACACCAAGGATTCCGATATTGTCGTAATTACTGCCGGACTTGCAAGAAAGCCGGGCATGTCAAGAGACGACCTTCTTTTTGCAAATGCAAAGATTATAAAAGAGGTGGCAGTTCGGGTCTCAAGGCTCTCGCCTGAAGCAGTTATCATAGCGGTTACAAACCCTATGGATGCAATGGCATATCTTGCATGGAAGACATCGGGGTTTCCGCATAAAAGGGTAATAGGGATGGGAGGAGTTCTGGATTCATCGAGGCTAAGGACTTTTACTGCATGGAACCTCGGGGTCTCTCCATCGGATATAGAGGCAATGGTAATTGGAAGTCATGGAGACGAGATGCTCCCACTCATGAGATTTACAACCCTAAAGGGTGTCCCGGTAACAGAGCTAATTAAACGGTCCGAGATAGATGCTATTAAAGAAAGGACTAAAAAAGCAGGTGCTGAGATTGTCGGGCTTCTTAAAATAGGTAGTGCTTATTACTCTCCAGCACAGTCGGCATTTGAGATGATAAAGGCAATACTACTCGATGAAAAAAGGCTTCTTCCGTGCTCTTGCTATTTAAATGGCGAGTATGGTGTAAGGGGAATCTATGTAGGTGTGCCTGCCATCATAGGAAAAGAAGGTGTTGAAAAGGTCATAGAACTTAAATTAGATGATCCTGAAATTGAGGAATTTAAAAGTTCCATTGCCTCTGTTAGGGCAATGATAGAAAAGCTCAACATATAA
- the ndk gene encoding nucleoside-diphosphate kinase, whose product MQRTLSIVKPDAVKKNLIGKIIGRFEKAGLRVSALRMFRITKETAKRFYIAHKDKPFYESLTDFISEGPIVVMVLEGKDAISKVRDIMGATNPKDAKKGTLRADFAESIDRNIVHGSDSLESAKYEIPFFFSAIEIME is encoded by the coding sequence GTGCAGAGGACTCTTTCTATTGTAAAACCAGATGCTGTAAAGAAAAACCTGATAGGTAAAATAATTGGACGGTTTGAAAAAGCAGGGCTCAGGGTATCTGCCCTTAGAATGTTTAGGATTACAAAGGAAACCGCAAAAAGGTTTTATATCGCCCATAAGGATAAGCCCTTCTATGAAAGCCTTACTGATTTTATATCAGAAGGACCCATAGTGGTAATGGTGCTTGAGGGGAAAGATGCCATTTCAAAGGTAAGGGACATAATGGGTGCTACAAACCCAAAGGATGCAAAGAAGGGGACACTCAGGGCTGATTTTGCAGAAAGTATAGACAGGAATATTGTTCATGGTTCCGATTCTTTGGAGTCTGCAAAATATGAGATACCGTTTTTCTTTTCAGCAATTGAAATAATGGAGTAG
- a CDS encoding acyl-CoA dehydrogenase family protein, translating to MDYFLTEEQVMLRDLARQIASEKVIPQRHELDEKEEFPWEIMKVLAQSDLLGLFIPEEYGGLGKGSLELCIAVEELSRACLGVSTTYAANALGTYPLLLYGTDEQKKKYLPDIASGKRLVAFGLTEANAGSDAGGIQTTAQKNGNEYVLNGTKQWITNGGEAEIYTIIAMTDKSKGTRGASAFIVEKGTAGFTFGKKEKKMGIRASVTRELVFDNCKIPKENIISKEGMGFIVAMRTLDNSRTGVGAQGVGVAQGAFDEAVKFARQRIQFGHPIISFQAIQHMLADMATEIEAGRALVYSVCRYIDSGAKDITKESAMAKLFATDIAMRVTTNAVQVMGGAGYMREYPVEKMMRDAKILQIYEGTNQIQRNVIAQALIKEAARKK from the coding sequence ATGGATTATTTTTTAACAGAAGAGCAGGTGATGCTCAGGGACTTAGCAAGGCAGATTGCAAGTGAAAAGGTCATACCTCAAAGGCATGAGCTTGATGAAAAAGAAGAGTTCCCGTGGGAGATAATGAAAGTCCTTGCCCAATCAGACCTTTTGGGGCTTTTCATACCTGAAGAATATGGTGGTCTTGGCAAAGGCTCTTTAGAGCTTTGTATTGCGGTTGAGGAGCTTTCGAGGGCATGTCTTGGGGTTTCAACAACATATGCGGCAAATGCATTAGGCACATATCCACTACTTCTTTATGGCACAGATGAGCAGAAAAAGAAATACCTTCCTGACATAGCATCGGGCAAAAGGCTCGTTGCATTTGGCTTGACAGAGGCAAATGCAGGCTCTGATGCAGGTGGTATACAGACAACTGCCCAAAAAAATGGAAACGAATATGTCCTTAATGGAACAAAGCAATGGATAACAAATGGCGGCGAGGCTGAAATCTATACAATCATCGCAATGACTGATAAATCTAAAGGCACAAGAGGTGCATCTGCATTCATAGTTGAGAAAGGCACAGCAGGCTTTACATTTGGGAAAAAGGAAAAGAAGATGGGTATAAGGGCATCTGTAACTCGGGAGCTTGTGTTTGATAATTGCAAAATCCCTAAAGAAAACATTATCTCAAAGGAAGGAATGGGCTTTATTGTAGCTATGAGGACATTAGATAACTCAAGGACAGGAGTCGGTGCACAGGGTGTTGGGGTTGCACAGGGTGCATTCGATGAGGCAGTGAAATTCGCAAGGCAGAGGATTCAGTTTGGACATCCAATTATCAGCTTTCAGGCAATTCAGCATATGCTTGCCGATATGGCTACTGAGATAGAGGCAGGAAGGGCATTAGTTTATTCGGTTTGTAGATACATAGACAGTGGTGCAAAGGACATAACAAAGGAATCTGCAATGGCAAAGCTCTTTGCCACTGACATTGCAATGAGGGTTACAACGAATGCAGTTCAAGTCATGGGTGGTGCAGGATATATGAGGGAATACCCTGTTGAGAAAATGATGAGGGATGCAAAGATTCTTCAAATCTACGAGGGCACAAACCAGATTCAGAGGAATGTCATAGCACAGGCACTCATTAAAGAGGCGGCGAGGAAGAAATAA
- a CDS encoding type II toxin-antitoxin system HicA family toxin, whose product MKFSELIRLLEENGFRILKEKGSVRYYGKPGWDKLIRVDYHGSKEVPKGTCHAILKSADIKR is encoded by the coding sequence TTGAAATTCAGTGAGCTTATTAGGTTATTAGAGGAAAATGGATTTAGAATTTTAAAGGAGAAAGGCTCTGTAAGATACTATGGCAAGCCGGGATGGGATAAGTTAATCAGAGTTGATTATCATGGTTCAAAAGAAGTCCCAAAAGGCACCTGTCATGCTATACTTAAATCGGCAGACATTAAGAGATAG